From the candidate division WOR-3 bacterium genome, one window contains:
- a CDS encoding ABC transporter substrate-binding protein — MKRSCALFLIICLLSFFCSKEKASSVTQRENLSEEDLMGKYGPKDLSKEKVDSIIESIKWTTNENPTVLGDKNAKEGGTLIIGETGYPATLRPVGENSSYVFNSLLQMLIYETLLDLDPITLEYKPVIADKWCITDDKKTYFYHINPEAKWEDGTPITAFDFVATWDLLTNEGIKEPFQNDLWNKFERPVALSKEILMVKPKFLEWRLFLNFSVNFPVFPERILSSISIEDYMKEFNDKMMMGSGPYAFEKAEMNQFVSLRKNKSWWGRNLKWNKGLFNFDRIKFIFYTEETVMDEKFKKGDIDVIYVRVARKWVSDFTPQKINAIKNNYIVKQKVYDNSPIGISGFHFNMREEPFNDIRVRKAFCYLLNREEMMEKLFFNEYEYLNSFYPNSIYENKNNPKVKYNPEEAIRLLEEAGYSGKSLNEEGYIVKDGKVFELELNDYDGDTRIETIFQEDLKKVGIKLNIKKVTWAKHMRSLHEFDFKITGIGFSGSLFPDPEFVYHSKYADKKNSNNIWGLKNKRVDEICEEYSREFDINKRVKLLKELDSILVSQYMMAMFWYSDNVRILYWNKFGTPEFVLDRFSGSSYWELSPIKYWWYDEDAHSRLKEAMKSNIPLPEKPKEVKYWLKYKGENFIKK, encoded by the coding sequence TTGAAAAGGTCTTGTGCTCTTTTCCTTATAATTTGTCTTTTGTCCTTTTTCTGTAGCAAAGAAAAAGCCTCTTCAGTTACTCAAAGGGAAAATTTAAGCGAGGAAGATTTGATGGGAAAATATGGACCAAAGGATCTTTCTAAGGAGAAAGTAGATAGTATTATTGAATCTATAAAATGGACAACCAATGAAAATCCAACAGTTCTTGGAGATAAAAATGCAAAAGAGGGAGGGACTTTAATTATAGGAGAGACAGGGTATCCTGCAACATTAAGGCCAGTAGGAGAAAATTCAAGTTATGTTTTTAATTCCTTACTTCAAATGTTAATTTATGAAACTCTTCTTGATTTAGATCCTATAACTTTGGAATATAAACCTGTTATTGCAGATAAGTGGTGTATTACGGATGATAAAAAAACTTATTTTTATCACATAAACCCTGAGGCGAAATGGGAAGATGGAACTCCAATAACAGCATTTGATTTTGTTGCAACCTGGGATCTTTTAACAAATGAAGGGATAAAAGAACCCTTCCAAAATGATTTGTGGAATAAGTTTGAAAGGCCGGTTGCTCTTTCTAAAGAGATTTTAATGGTTAAGCCTAAGTTTCTTGAATGGAGACTATTTTTGAATTTTAGTGTAAATTTTCCTGTTTTTCCTGAACGGATTTTAAGCTCAATATCTATCGAGGATTATATGAAGGAGTTTAATGATAAAATGATGATGGGTTCAGGACCTTATGCTTTTGAGAAGGCGGAGATGAATCAGTTTGTGAGTTTAAGGAAGAATAAGTCCTGGTGGGGTAGGAATCTTAAGTGGAATAAAGGATTATTTAACTTTGATAGAATTAAGTTCATTTTTTATACAGAAGAAACCGTTATGGATGAGAAATTTAAAAAAGGTGACATAGATGTGATTTATGTAAGAGTTGCCAGAAAATGGGTTTCTGATTTTACTCCACAGAAAATAAATGCTATAAAAAATAACTATATTGTAAAACAGAAAGTTTATGATAACTCTCCAATTGGAATTTCAGGATTTCATTTTAATATGAGAGAAGAGCCTTTTAATGATATAAGGGTTAGAAAAGCTTTTTGTTATCTTTTAAATAGAGAAGAAATGATGGAAAAGTTGTTCTTTAATGAATATGAATATTTAAACTCCTTTTACCCAAATTCTATTTATGAAAACAAGAACAATCCTAAGGTTAAATATAATCCTGAAGAAGCAATTAGACTATTAGAGGAAGCTGGTTATTCTGGGAAGAGTTTAAATGAAGAAGGGTATATTGTGAAGGATGGAAAAGTTTTTGAGTTAGAATTAAATGATTATGATGGTGATACGAGAATAGAAACCATATTTCAGGAGGACCTTAAGAAAGTTGGTATAAAGCTTAATATAAAGAAAGTTACTTGGGCAAAACATATGAGAAGTCTGCATGAGTTTGATTTTAAAATAACAGGTATTGGCTTTTCTGGTTCTTTATTCCCAGATCCTGAGTTTGTATATCATTCTAAATACGCTGATAAAAAGAATTCTAATAACATATGGGGTTTAAAAAACAAAAGAGTGGATGAGATTTGTGAAGAATATTCAAGAGAATTTGATATAAATAAAAGGGTGAAACTTCTTAAAGAACTTGATTCTATTCTGGTTTCTCAATATATGATGGCTATGTTTTGGTATTCAGATAATGTTAGAATTTTATACTGGAACAAATTTGGAACTCCAGAATTTGTTTTGGATCGTTTTTCTGGTTCTTCCTATTGGGAACTTTCACCTATAAAATACTGGTGGTATGATGAGGATGCTCATAGTAGACTAAAAGAAGCGATGAAGAGTAATATTCCTCTACCAGAGAAACCGAAAGAAGTAAAATATTGGTTAAAATATAAAGGAGAAAATTTTATTAAGAAGTAA